The following are from one region of the Quercus robur chromosome 1, dhQueRobu3.1, whole genome shotgun sequence genome:
- the LOC126716426 gene encoding vacuolar-sorting protein BRO1, with protein MATPSASSSSSSNIMLAIFEKKTTSVELYRPLRNYIAFNYSEREAQNLEDDLQTLKQYRADLERMPDPTPTARRDLLQNYFKALCLVETRFPISPDKDHVNTVTFTWFDAFKPKQKAAQQNIHLEKAAVLFNLGAVYSQIGLTYDRATVDGRRLASHAFIAAAGAFAYLRDNAATKAAIGGGATVDVGVECAGMLERLMLAQAQESVFENTIAKGSTPGVCAKISRQVGLYYEEALAALNVAPLNQHFDKGWISHVQLKAVLFYAEACYRYSLELHEKEEIAEEIARLRSAVSAITESKKSAKGAPAQLLDAISKLEVNINRNLERAMKENDRVYLMRVPSPSSLPPLPAFSMVKSMAMSEVLDASKEKMFASLVPDSSAKALSRYTEMVDDVIRTQAEKLQQASELTRVRLKEMDLPDSILALEGNFTLPTELKEDVEAVQISGGPAGLEAELQQLRDLRRVNQEMLVQIEELLQKEAREDAQFRGQFGTRWTRPQSSTLTKNLQDRLNRFAANLKQAAESDGRIERSVREHSALMSILDRRPIESALPSLARPIMSLDANEDAVVGALKQSLRQLETLGAQRAGLEDMLKEMKRKDDILPKLMTSTGSYEDLFRKEISKYDRISEDIAHNIEAQEQLLLQIQAQNDDFSAIFNLEDYKASREKCYKQIQAAIAKFREIKENINEGLKFYVTLQDAITNVKQQCNDFVMTRNIQCREMTEDVQRQMAGLNFQDNKNAGAYNNYPLVGHQNQRSNSQQQADSRPQAPYYQPPEQPTMPGYGPPPPAYSSPQVPSPYHVPPTSVPYPHPQAQQQQSHASHEYGQPAYPGWRGPYYNAHAQQSGSHPRPPYTIPAPYPPPHQSGYYKQQ; from the exons ATGGCCACACCATCGGCTTCTTCGTCATCGTCTTCCAACATCATGCTCGCAATCTTCGAGAAGAAAACCACTTCCGTCGAGCTCTACCGGCCTCTCCGCAACTACATCGCTTTCAATTACTCCGAGCGCGAAGCTCAGAACCTCGAGGACGATCTCCAAACCCTAAAGCAGTACCGCGCCGATTTGGAGCGCATGCCCGACCCGACTCCCACCGCCCGTCGCGACCTCCTCCAGAATTACTTCAAAGCCCTCTGCCTCGTCGAGACTCGCTTCCCGATCTCTCCCGATAAGGACCACGTCAACACCGTCACCTTCACGTGGTTCGACGCGTTCAAGCCGAAGCAGAAGGCGGCGCAACAGAACATTCATCTGGAGAAGGCGGCGGTGCTGTTCAATTTGGGGGCGGTGTACAGTCAGATTGGGCTGACTTACGATCGCGCCACCGTGGACGGGCGGAGATTGGCTTCGCACGCGTTTATCGCGGCGGCCGGGGCGTTTGCGTATTTGAGGGATAATGCGGCGACCAAAGCTGCGATTGGAGGCGGCGCCACCGTGGACGTGGGGGTGGAATGCGCCGGGATGCTCGAAAGGTTGATGCTTGCGCAAGCGCAGGAGTCTGTGTTTGAGAATACTATTGCGAAAGGGAGCACACCGGGGGTCTGTGCTAAGATCTCCAGGCAG GTTGGGTTGTACTACGAGGAAGCTTTGGCAGCACTGAATGTTGCACCTCTGAACCAGCATTTTGACAAGGGCTGGATATCTCATGTGCAACTAAAGGCGGTTCTATTTTATGCAGAAGCTTGCTATAGGTACAGTTTAGAGCTACACGAGAAAGAAGAGATTGCTGAGGAAATTGCACGGTTGAGGAGTGCAGTTAGTGCTATAACGGAGTCAAAGAAATCTGCAAAGGGGGCTCCAGCACAACTTCTGGATGCAATTAGCAAGTTAGAGGTCAATATTAATCGGAACCTAGAGAGGGCCATGAAAGAGAATGACAGAGTTTACCTCATGAGGGTTCCTTCCCCCAGTTCCCTACCACCTCTTCCAGCATTCTCCATGGTTAAGTCAATGGCAATGAGTGAGGTATTGGATGCGAGCAAGGAGAAGATGTTTGCAAGCCTTGTTCCTGACAGCAGTGCAAAGGCACTTTCTAGGTATACTGAAATGGTTGATGATGTTATCAGAACACAAGCTGAAAAATTACAACAAGCCAGTGAGTTAACCCGAGTAAGGCTCAAAGAGATGGACCTTCCTGATTCCATTCTAGCTTTAGAAGGGAATTTCACTCTCCCAACGGAGCTCAAAGAAGATGTGGAGGCAGTGCAGATAAGTGGGGGCCCCGCTGGTTTGGAAGCAGAGTTACAGCAACTTAGGGATCTGAGGAGGGTTAACCAGGAAATGCTGGTCCAGATAGAGGAGCTTTTGCAGAAAGAGGCAAGAGAAGATGCTCAATTTAGAGGCCAATTTGGAACACGGTGGACTAGACCTCAGTCCAGCACTCTAACAAAAAACTTACAGGATAGGTTGAATAGATTTGCAGCTAACTTGAAGCAAGCTGCAGAAAGTGATGGCCGGATTGAGCGTTCTGTGAGAGAACATTCAGCACTCATGTCAATCCTTGATCGCCGTCCA ATTGAATCAGCCCTCCCAAGTTTGGCAAGGCCAATAATGTCTCTGGATGCCAATGAGGATGCTGTTGTGGGTGCTCTGAAGCAGAGCTTG AGGCAATTAGAAACTCTTGGTGCACAGCGGGCTGGTCTTGAAGACATGCTtaaagagatgaaaagaaag GACGATATACTACCAAAGTTGATGACATCAACTGGCTCCTATGAGGATCTTTTCAGGAAGGAGATATCAAAATATGATCGCATTAGTGAAGATATTGCCCACAATATTGAGGCACAAGAACAACTGTTGCTGCAAATCCAG GCTCAGAATGATGATTTTTCAGCCATCTTTAATCTTGAAGATTATAaag CATCTCGTGAGAAATGTTACAAGCAGATTCAAGCTGCCATAGCAAAGTTCCGAGAGATTAAGGAGAACATCAATGAGGGACTGAAATTTTATGTTACTCTACAG GATGCAATCACAAATGTAAAGCAGCAATGCAACGATTTTGTCATGACCAGAAACATCCAGTGCCGGGAAATGACTGAAGATGTGCAAAGACAAATGGCGGGCCTCAATTTCCAGGATAATAAAAACGCAGGTGCTTACAACAACTACCCTTTAGTTGGACATCAGAATCAAAGATCCAATTCACAACAGCAAGCAGATTCTCGGCCACAAGCACCTTACTATCAGCCACCGGAGCAGCCTACAATGCCTGGGTATGGTCCCCCACCTCCCGCTTATAGCTCGCCACAGGTGCCTTCTCCTTACCATGTTCCACCTACTTCTGTTCCATATCCACATCCTCAGGCCCAACAACAGCAGTCACATGCAAGCCATGAGTATGGCCAACCTGCTTATCCGGGGTGGCGAGGCCCATACTACAATGCCCATGCACAACAATCTGGATCTCATCCTCGGCCTCCTTACACCATCCCAGCTCCATACCCTCCTCCTCACCAAAGTGGCTACTATAAGCAACAATAG
- the LOC126713542 gene encoding probable S-adenosylmethionine-dependent methyltransferase At5g37990 — translation IFNPRFIFYSLLFALNWLSKVPKEVMDDGSPAWNIGRIFYTNAPKEVVDAYATQFAKDIESFLFARAQELVFRGLLAVILPVAPDVMSNSDTFTGTELDLLGYCLMDMAKMGLLSEAKVDAFNTPVYFTMPKELKALIGRSGNFSFEKMEILNTQKKHLFLQTPSRRSLFLRALLEGLLERQFGNDMMDELFDRYSEKITWSSYFLIPETDKTIELFVILKRKN, via the exons ATTTTCAATCcacgttttattttttattcactcCTCTTTGCACTAAATTGGCTGTCGAAGGTACCTAAAGAAGTTATGGATGATGGTTCTCCTGCATGGAATATAGGGAGAATTTTCTACACAAATGCCCCAAAGGAAGTTGTGGACGCATATGCAACTCAATTTGCAAAGGACATAGAGTCATTCCTTTTTGCTAGAGCACAAGAGCTTGTCTTTAGAGGGCTACTAGCAGTTATCTTACCTGTTGCCCCTGATGTCATGAGCAACTCAGACACATTTACTGGTACAGAATTGGACCTTCTGGGCTATTGCCTAATGGATATGGCCAAAATG GGATTACTTAGTGAAGCAAAAGTGGATGCATTTAATACTCCTGTTTATTTCACCATGCCTAAAGAATTGAAGGCATTGATTGGAAGAAGTGGGAATTTCAGCTTTGAGAAAATGGAAATATTGAATACCCAGAAAAAGCATCTTTTCTTGCAAACGCCCTCAAGGCGTTCTTTGTTCTTGAGAGCCCTATTAGAAGGATTACTTGAAAGACAGTTTGGAAATGATATGATGGATGAGTTATTTGATCGTTACTCCGAAAAAATTACATGGTCCTCCTATTTCTTAATTCCAGAAACTGATAAAACAATTGAATTGTTTGTCATTTTGAAAcgtaaaaattag